The Mucilaginibacter yixingensis genome window below encodes:
- a CDS encoding aspartyl protease family protein has protein sequence MAWAMLLMLVVLPRFSHAQFFDIDSNQRRVNIPFRIVRNMVIVQLNINHKGPFNFVLDTGVGVMVITDTTLIDSLGNIPRRNIKLFGLGGEECEAYVTPNLHITMPYLSSHNVAAAVLKKDHFDLSGYAGMPIHGLLGYDFFNSLAVKLNFTDSVMTVTHPEDAGKLMRNGVKVPITIENKEPYAVTTIKLPDGKQISAKMVVDIGAGHPISLESMLQQNGLPQNFIVANLGVGLTGPVSGFVSRVPEFDIGNKKLKDVLTSFPDMNYLRKQMHIVPRDGNIGLGILKRFTVVFDYTNNAMYLKATSRLKDPFEHDMSGMEYYFDGDNYDRLIVGRVEPGSASDEVGLQKNDEITAINFKPVDKMSIEDIDNLFRSKDGRSLLLYVSRGKEILRIILTLKRRV, from the coding sequence ATGGCTTGGGCTATGCTGCTCATGCTGGTGGTTTTACCACGTTTTAGCCACGCCCAGTTTTTTGATATTGATAGCAATCAAAGGCGTGTTAACATCCCATTCCGCATTGTACGCAACATGGTTATTGTGCAGCTCAACATTAACCATAAAGGCCCGTTTAACTTTGTGCTGGATACCGGCGTAGGCGTAATGGTAATTACCGATACTACGCTGATAGACTCTTTGGGCAATATCCCACGCCGCAACATCAAACTTTTTGGCCTGGGCGGCGAAGAATGCGAAGCTTATGTTACGCCCAACCTGCATATTACTATGCCCTATCTTTCCAGCCACAATGTTGCCGCCGCGGTTCTAAAGAAAGACCACTTTGATCTGTCGGGCTATGCGGGGATGCCTATCCACGGCTTGCTGGGGTATGACTTTTTTAACAGCCTGGCTGTTAAGCTGAATTTTACCGATAGCGTAATGACCGTAACACACCCCGAAGATGCAGGTAAATTAATGCGCAACGGCGTTAAAGTACCCATCACCATAGAAAATAAAGAACCTTATGCCGTTACCACCATCAAACTGCCCGATGGCAAACAGATCAGCGCTAAAATGGTGGTGGATATTGGCGCAGGGCACCCCATCTCGCTGGAAAGCATGTTGCAGCAAAATGGCTTACCGCAAAACTTTATTGTAGCTAATCTGGGCGTGGGCCTTACCGGGCCGGTATCGGGTTTTGTGAGCCGGGTGCCGGAGTTTGATATCGGCAACAAAAAACTGAAAGATGTGCTCACCTCCTTCCCTGATATGAATTATCTGCGCAAACAGATGCATATTGTACCGCGCGACGGTAACATTGGCCTGGGCATACTAAAACGCTTTACGGTGGTATTTGATTATACCAACAATGCCATGTACCTCAAGGCAACATCGCGCTTAAAAGATCCCTTTGAGCACGATATGAGCGGTATGGAGTATTATTTTGACGGCGATAATTATGACCGCCTGATTGTAGGGCGCGTAGAACCGGGCTCGGCCTCTGACGAGGTTGGCCTGCAAAAGAACGATGAAATTACCGCCATCAACTTTAAGCCGGTAGACAAAATGAGCATTGAGGACATAGATAACCTGTTCCGCTCTAAAGACGGCCGGAGCCTGCTGCTATACGTAAGCCGCGGCAAAGAGATTTTGCGGATCATTCTTACATTAAAACGCCGCGTTTAG
- a CDS encoding collagen-like protein: MRKLYRYVLLITLLAVGIWAGCKKGDKGDKGDTGATGVAGSTGATGPGGPQGANGSTGATGSTGATGATGATGLTGATGVTGATGLTGSTGATGSTGATGATGPAGGPQGSTGATGATGATGAAGSGASSYLLLNQSVTLTGVTRFNIAAITQDIVDKGAILVYFRSTGTTTWYALPYTEDDRSLRLSDYGLGYIEVKANFNSNGLDFRVVLISGSSLTTLSVTHPGLNLSDYNQVKNALQIIQ; encoded by the coding sequence ATGAGGAAACTATACAGGTACGTTTTACTGATTACCTTGCTTGCTGTTGGCATTTGGGCCGGCTGTAAAAAAGGCGACAAGGGCGATAAAGGCGATACCGGAGCCACAGGTGTAGCAGGATCTACCGGCGCCACCGGGCCAGGCGGACCGCAAGGAGCCAACGGCTCTACCGGGGCAACGGGCAGTACCGGGGCCACCGGCGCTACAGGTGCAACCGGACTAACCGGTGCCACCGGCGTTACTGGCGCAACTGGCCTTACCGGCAGCACCGGAGCAACTGGCTCTACCGGTGCAACAGGCGCTACAGGGCCTGCAGGTGGACCGCAAGGGTCAACCGGAGCCACTGGTGCTACAGGTGCCACGGGCGCAGCAGGATCAGGCGCGAGCAGTTACCTGTTACTCAACCAATCTGTTACCCTTACCGGCGTTACCCGTTTTAATATTGCGGCCATTACCCAGGATATTGTTGATAAAGGCGCCATATTGGTGTACTTTAGAAGCACAGGCACCACCACCTGGTATGCCCTGCCATATACGGAGGACGATCGCAGCCTGCGCCTGTCTGACTATGGCTTGGGATACATTGAGGTAAAAGCCAATTTTAACTCAAACGGACTGGATTTCAGGGTAGTACTCATTTCTGGCAGCTCACTCACCACATTATCGGTTACACATCCCGGTTTAAATCTCAGCGATTATAACCAGGTAAAAAATGCGTTGCAGATTATCCAGTAA
- a CDS encoding outer membrane beta-barrel protein, producing MKHLNLLVIIVLFFCGLARAQNAHDITGSIIDTTKMTVPGASVKLKTDLGDSTVRVTGIDGKFTFAGIKANKITLTISSIGYQGVIKHFTFANDDKPLNIGAVILKTTSKMLSGVTIVGINPVVLKEDTTQYSAAAYKVRDNAPVEDLVKKLPGVDVDADGNVSTKGKQITKVRINGKDVFGGDLQSITKNLPADVVENIQMIDDYGDQANLTGIKTGEPNQIMNITIRKDKNYGYSANVTGGAGKDALPAPEPNDTRYSGLVNVFKFKGDQQIYLLGNLNNTNARTFNFGGGGGGGGGFGGGGGGGRGNAARGGGAGNAGVSTQNGITAMHSGGINYRDQWGKWSVYGSYSVADNTTNTISSTKQESINGTTSVINNQASNDKEEDINHRFTWNMEWKPDTINYLKITPTFSYAKTITNYSDEVNKINITDTKTQATHYTSTALNSISTSPSYGAAILYNHRFMGSGRNFSVFINASTSHSDADQNPIYTYLTGPHSVPANQLISNGSLSNSISSQFSYIEPLSKRSFLEANYTYSRSHTTSDKETDTLTTTNTYTRYNAASNSYAFDFTTNRFGLNYRFIEQKYNYTLGIAVQPATLQGSSLLAAPITKNTFNWIPTARFIYNFSRSQSFSANYNGSSNQPTFSQLQPVYDYSNASYPVIGNANLSPEFNHNIQIRYNQFSFQTGDVMFFNLNFTKTDNKIVTNSITYPTHYSQNTRLQNTITSAYLNADGYYTGNFQFTYAKPWQARKYTLALNGNINYTNNIGYLTSIDSIAPLRTDSISLKNIARSLTFTPNISFRTDITDVIDSRLQLGYSITKVDNSVKTALTQASSNVRAFTVGLNGKNYFWKDWTLSYDYSKVFNYGYTQKVTNPNLLAVYVERRFLKNNMATLRAAVNDVFNQNAGYSLAAANGGTTETSVNRLGRYFLLTLNIRLQKFAGKAPDNGFGPGNGGGRHNREGRGGGGFGGGGGGGGGFGGAF from the coding sequence ATGAAACATTTAAACCTATTAGTAATTATCGTATTATTTTTTTGTGGCCTGGCAAGGGCACAAAACGCGCATGACATAACGGGATCGATCATCGATACCACCAAAATGACCGTGCCGGGAGCCAGTGTTAAACTGAAAACAGATCTGGGCGATAGCACCGTACGCGTTACCGGCATTGATGGCAAGTTTACCTTTGCCGGTATAAAAGCCAATAAAATCACCCTCACTATTAGCTCTATCGGCTACCAGGGGGTCATCAAACATTTCACTTTTGCTAATGACGATAAACCGCTTAACATCGGCGCGGTGATATTAAAAACCACCTCAAAAATGCTGAGCGGTGTAACCATTGTGGGCATCAACCCTGTTGTGTTAAAAGAAGACACCACTCAATATAGTGCAGCAGCCTACAAAGTGCGCGATAATGCCCCGGTTGAAGACCTGGTAAAGAAACTACCGGGTGTAGACGTGGACGCCGATGGCAACGTGAGCACCAAGGGTAAACAAATTACCAAGGTGCGCATTAACGGCAAAGACGTTTTTGGCGGCGATTTACAGAGTATTACCAAAAACCTGCCTGCAGATGTGGTAGAAAACATCCAGATGATTGATGATTATGGCGATCAGGCCAACCTTACCGGCATCAAAACCGGCGAGCCCAACCAGATCATGAACATCACCATCCGTAAAGATAAAAACTACGGCTACTCGGCCAACGTAACCGGCGGTGCCGGTAAAGATGCTTTGCCTGCTCCAGAGCCCAATGATACCCGCTACAGCGGCCTGGTGAATGTGTTTAAATTTAAAGGCGATCAGCAGATTTACCTGTTGGGTAACCTGAACAACACTAATGCCCGCACCTTCAACTTTGGTGGCGGCGGCGGTGGAGGTGGTGGCTTCGGCGGCGGCGGTGGCGGCGGTCGTGGTAATGCAGCCCGTGGCGGTGGTGCCGGCAATGCGGGTGTATCTACCCAAAACGGTATTACAGCAATGCATTCTGGTGGCATTAACTACCGCGATCAGTGGGGTAAATGGTCTGTATACGGCAGCTATAGTGTGGCTGATAATACCACCAACACCATCAGCAGCACCAAGCAAGAATCCATCAACGGTACTACCTCTGTTATTAACAACCAGGCCAGTAACGATAAGGAAGAAGATATTAACCACCGATTTACCTGGAACATGGAGTGGAAACCAGATACCATTAACTATCTGAAAATCACGCCAACGTTCTCATACGCCAAAACCATTACCAACTACAGCGATGAGGTAAACAAGATCAACATCACTGACACCAAAACGCAGGCTACCCACTATACATCAACGGCGTTAAACAGCATTTCTACCTCACCAAGCTATGGTGCGGCCATTTTGTATAACCACCGTTTTATGGGCAGCGGCCGTAACTTCAGTGTGTTCATCAACGCCAGCACCAGTCATAGCGATGCCGATCAAAACCCGATCTATACTTACCTTACTGGCCCTCACAGCGTGCCTGCAAACCAGCTTATCAGCAACGGAAGCCTGTCTAACAGCATCAGCAGTCAGTTCTCTTATATCGAGCCATTAAGCAAGCGCTCATTTTTGGAGGCCAACTATACCTACAGCCGTTCTCATACCACCAGTGATAAGGAAACAGACACTCTGACCACAACCAATACTTATACACGCTATAACGCTGCCAGCAATAGCTACGCGTTTGATTTCACTACCAATCGTTTCGGTTTAAACTATCGCTTTATTGAGCAGAAGTACAACTACACATTGGGCATAGCGGTGCAACCTGCCACGTTGCAAGGCTCATCGCTACTGGCAGCTCCTATTACTAAAAACACCTTTAACTGGATACCTACCGCGCGTTTCATTTACAACTTCTCTCGCAGTCAGTCATTCAGTGCTAACTACAACGGCTCCAGCAATCAGCCAACCTTTAGTCAGTTACAGCCGGTGTATGATTATTCAAACGCGTCTTACCCGGTAATTGGTAATGCCAATCTGAGTCCAGAGTTTAATCATAATATCCAGATCAGGTATAATCAATTCAGTTTCCAGACAGGTGATGTGATGTTCTTTAACCTGAACTTTACCAAAACGGATAATAAGATCGTTACCAACTCTATTACCTATCCAACCCATTACAGCCAAAACACAAGGCTGCAAAATACCATCACCTCGGCCTATTTAAATGCCGATGGATATTATACCGGCAACTTCCAGTTCACCTATGCCAAACCATGGCAAGCACGTAAATACACGCTTGCGCTGAACGGCAATATTAACTACACCAATAACATTGGATACCTGACCTCTATAGATTCTATTGCCCCTTTACGCACAGACTCTATCAGTCTGAAAAACATTGCCAGATCATTAACCTTTACGCCAAACATCAGTTTCCGTACAGATATTACCGACGTGATTGACAGCCGTTTGCAGTTGGGATATTCAATTACCAAGGTTGACAATTCGGTTAAGACCGCTTTAACCCAAGCCAGCTCTAACGTACGTGCGTTTACTGTTGGCCTGAACGGTAAAAACTATTTCTGGAAAGACTGGACACTGAGCTATGATTACAGTAAGGTATTCAACTACGGCTATACGCAAAAGGTAACCAACCCTAACCTGCTGGCCGTTTATGTGGAACGCCGTTTCCTGAAAAACAACATGGCTACGCTCCGCGCGGCGGTGAATGATGTATTTAACCAAAATGCCGGCTACTCTTTGGCAGCAGCTAATGGCGGCACTACCGAGACCAGCGTTAACCGACTGGGCCGGTACTTCCTGCTTACCTTAAACATCCGCCTGCAAAAATTTGCGGGTAAAGCGCCAGACAATGGCTTTGGTCCGGGTAATGGCGGTGGCCGTCACAATCGCGAAGGCCGCGGTGGCGGTGGCTTCGGAGGTGGAGGTGGAGGCGGCGGCGGCTTTGGTGGCGCATTCTAA
- a CDS encoding S8 family serine peptidase, with amino-acid sequence MNIKKLITGLLTSATLLTGFQMQAQDLPPIPKAEPAAPKNWHALDLATDGYFGISLSKAYGFLKGKRSKQVTVATIDSGVDTLQKDLKDILWTNTKEIPGNGKDDDHNGYIDDVHGWNFLGGAGAKCDFNETTEEVREYARLKDKWMLARPSSPNDKAYKYWLRVQAVHDSTVFKSRTEYDQLSPVMNILVGTSVFVKRELHMGPNDVFTLKDLDRITTTNDTVKECKNVWASFFTQEGPDSDNAKVIKDLNEYLTKLNNDLNPDLEARKNIVGDNPDVYADKPGYGNNLLKWQDAMHGTMVAGFIAAKRNNGYGIDGVADNVRIMAIKAVPNGDEYDKDIAHAIRYAVDNGAQIINMSFGKKISPHKQWVDDAMRYAAQHDVLMVQAAGNDNANLDKEPSFPNTTADDGRPIGISLIDVGASTARKGENLAADFSNYGKNTVDVFAPGAKVTSVTNDGDIETEDGTSFASPITAGIAALILEYYPSLSARQIKAAILQSAKPLTGLMVNLPGDKDKKVDFTTLSRTGGIVNAYDALVAASKMKGERKVSSLKNADSARK; translated from the coding sequence ATGAACATTAAGAAATTGATTACCGGCTTGTTGACGAGCGCGACGCTCCTGACAGGCTTCCAGATGCAGGCGCAAGATCTGCCTCCTATACCCAAGGCAGAGCCTGCGGCCCCTAAAAACTGGCACGCTTTGGATTTGGCTACCGACGGTTACTTCGGCATTAGCCTGAGTAAAGCCTATGGCTTTTTGAAAGGCAAAAGGAGTAAACAGGTAACGGTGGCGACCATTGATAGCGGCGTTGATACCCTGCAAAAAGATCTTAAAGACATACTATGGACAAACACCAAAGAAATTCCAGGTAACGGTAAGGACGATGATCATAACGGTTATATTGATGATGTGCACGGCTGGAACTTTTTGGGCGGTGCCGGTGCAAAATGCGATTTTAACGAGACTACAGAAGAGGTGCGCGAGTATGCCCGCCTGAAAGATAAATGGATGCTGGCACGACCATCATCGCCTAATGATAAAGCTTACAAATATTGGCTGCGCGTGCAAGCCGTGCATGACTCGACCGTGTTCAAATCGCGTACGGAATACGATCAGTTATCGCCTGTAATGAATATACTAGTAGGTACCAGTGTGTTTGTTAAACGCGAACTGCACATGGGGCCGAACGATGTTTTTACACTGAAAGATCTGGACAGGATCACCACCACTAACGATACCGTAAAGGAGTGCAAAAACGTCTGGGCATCGTTCTTTACACAAGAAGGGCCTGACTCTGATAACGCCAAGGTGATCAAGGATCTGAACGAGTATCTCACCAAATTGAATAACGACCTGAACCCCGATCTGGAGGCCCGCAAAAATATTGTAGGCGACAACCCGGATGTTTATGCTGACAAACCGGGCTACGGCAACAATCTTTTAAAATGGCAGGATGCCATGCACGGCACAATGGTGGCCGGTTTTATTGCTGCCAAGCGTAACAATGGTTACGGTATTGATGGCGTGGCCGATAATGTGCGTATTATGGCTATTAAAGCCGTGCCTAATGGTGATGAGTATGATAAAGATATTGCTCACGCCATTCGCTATGCGGTAGATAACGGGGCGCAGATTATAAACATGAGCTTTGGAAAAAAGATATCGCCGCACAAACAGTGGGTTGATGATGCCATGCGCTACGCCGCCCAACACGACGTGCTGATGGTGCAGGCTGCAGGTAATGACAATGCTAATCTGGATAAAGAGCCAAGCTTCCCTAATACCACTGCTGATGACGGCAGGCCCATTGGCATAAGCCTTATTGATGTTGGCGCATCAACCGCACGTAAAGGCGAAAACCTGGCGGCTGATTTTAGTAACTACGGTAAAAACACTGTTGATGTTTTTGCGCCCGGTGCCAAAGTGACCTCGGTAACCAATGATGGAGACATTGAAACGGAAGACGGTACCAGCTTTGCATCGCCTATTACAGCCGGTATTGCGGCGCTGATATTAGAATACTATCCCAGCCTGAGCGCACGCCAGATCAAGGCGGCCATCCTGCAATCGGCCAAGCCCTTGACAGGCCTAATGGTTAACCTGCCGGGCGATAAAGACAAGAAAGTGGATTTTACTACCCTAAGTAGAACTGGCGGCATTGTTAACGCTTATGATGCGCTGGTAGCCGCCTCTAAGATGAAAGGGGAACGCAAGGTAAGTAGTTTGAAGAACGCGGATAGCGCCAGAAAATAA
- a CDS encoding aldehyde dehydrogenase family protein, with protein MSFDIAPIISRLRINAVNDAFSIGGHSGSAAGARVKDIISPVDGQKIASVRMAGVADYEQAVEAARAAFPVWRTMPAPKRGEIVRQIGEALRKYKHDLGRLVSYEMGKSLQEGYGEVQEMIDICDFALGQSRQLYGLHMHSERPQHRMFEQYHPLGVVGIISAFNFPVAVWSWNAMLAWVCGDVCLWKPSEKTPLTAIACQHIVHEVFAANNVPDGVSCLVIGDREVGELMANDPRVPLVSATGSTRMGKAVAAAVAARLGRSLLELGGNNAIIITPDADLDMALIGAVFGAVGTAGQRCTTTRRLIIHESIYQNFKDRLVKAYGQVRIGNPLDEQFHMGPLIDQDAVRIYLDAIDKCKAEGGNFVVAGGVLTGKGYESGCYVKPAIAEVRNNMTIVQHETFAPILYLIRYKELDEAIAMQNDVPQGLSSAIMTNNLREAEQFLSYAGSDCGIANVNIGTSGAEIGGAFGGEKETGGGRESGSDAWKAYMRRQTNTVNYSTSLPLAQGIRFDL; from the coding sequence ATGAGCTTCGACATCGCACCAATCATCAGTCGTTTACGTATTAACGCTGTAAATGACGCTTTTAGTATAGGCGGCCACTCAGGCAGTGCCGCTGGAGCCCGCGTGAAAGACATCATTTCGCCGGTTGACGGGCAAAAGATCGCCTCGGTAAGAATGGCCGGTGTGGCCGATTACGAGCAGGCAGTTGAGGCTGCCAGGGCGGCTTTTCCGGTGTGGAGAACTATGCCGGCACCCAAGCGCGGCGAGATTGTGAGGCAGATAGGGGAGGCCCTGCGCAAGTACAAACATGACCTGGGCAGGCTGGTGAGCTACGAGATGGGCAAGAGCCTGCAGGAGGGTTACGGCGAGGTGCAGGAGATGATTGACATTTGCGATTTTGCCCTGGGGCAGAGCCGTCAGCTTTACGGCTTGCACATGCACAGTGAGCGCCCGCAGCACCGTATGTTTGAGCAGTATCATCCGCTGGGAGTGGTAGGCATTATATCGGCCTTTAACTTCCCGGTGGCGGTGTGGAGCTGGAATGCCATGCTGGCCTGGGTGTGCGGTGATGTATGCCTGTGGAAACCATCAGAAAAAACGCCTTTAACAGCTATTGCCTGCCAGCATATAGTGCACGAGGTTTTTGCGGCCAACAATGTGCCCGACGGTGTGTCATGCCTGGTGATAGGCGACCGCGAGGTAGGTGAGCTGATGGCGAATGATCCGCGCGTTCCGCTGGTATCGGCTACGGGTTCAACCCGGATGGGTAAGGCTGTTGCCGCTGCTGTGGCTGCAAGGTTGGGCAGGAGCTTGCTAGAGCTTGGTGGTAACAATGCCATCATCATCACGCCGGATGCCGATTTGGATATGGCACTGATTGGTGCCGTGTTTGGCGCAGTGGGTACGGCCGGTCAGCGCTGTACAACAACCCGCCGGCTGATTATTCATGAAAGTATTTATCAAAATTTTAAAGACCGTTTGGTAAAGGCTTACGGACAGGTGCGAATAGGCAATCCGCTGGATGAGCAGTTTCATATGGGGCCGTTGATTGATCAGGACGCGGTGCGTATCTATCTGGATGCCATCGATAAGTGCAAAGCTGAAGGCGGCAATTTTGTGGTGGCCGGCGGTGTGCTTACCGGCAAGGGTTATGAATCTGGCTGCTATGTAAAACCGGCGATTGCCGAGGTGCGTAATAATATGACCATCGTTCAGCATGAAACCTTTGCACCAATTTTGTATTTAATACGTTATAAAGAACTGGATGAAGCAATAGCTATGCAAAATGACGTGCCGCAGGGCCTGTCGTCAGCCATCATGACCAATAATTTGCGTGAGGCGGAGCAATTCCTGTCGTACGCCGGTTCTGATTGCGGCATAGCCAATGTGAATATCGGCACATCGGGCGCAGAGATTGGCGGTGCGTTTGGCGGCGAGAAGGAGACGGGCGGTGGCCGTGAGTCGGGTTCTGATGCCTGGAAGGCCTACATGCGCAGGCAAACCAACACGGTTAATTATTCAACAAGTTTGCCGCTGGCGCAAGGCATCAGGTTTGATCTGTGA
- a CDS encoding lipopolysaccharide assembly protein LapB encodes MEEEFEFDYSEDPKFSVERYEEMIRNHDQYFFDAQAFENIIDYYIEKNDPAKALQVVEYARSQHPFASVFLVKQAQLLVVTNRIGDALAALDKAELLEAGEADIYIIRGNLFENMERYSEALENYERALDLAEETDDILLHIAYVYQNMGDYDTAITYLKLCLQQNMENQDALYELAFCYDVMDNQEESVQFYMQYIDNEPYSYAAWYNLGNAYTKLSLFEKAIDAYDYAILIKDSFASAYFNKGNALVNLEKYAEAIEVYRQTFEYEQPNADTYCAIGECYEKLEQMDEARSFYKKAVKMDPKLGDAWFGIGVTLDFEERFFEALHFYKKALDLDIANADYWFAIADAEYKLGHMPEAESAYEKVVELNPIDVDAWLDYSSILYEQERLHDAIEVIAEAIKNNPDSAELYYRMVAYLFAKGEYSEAMNHLEMALAADPDKHYILFDYLPQLQKNKVILDIINRYAR; translated from the coding sequence ATGGAAGAAGAATTTGAATTTGACTACAGTGAGGATCCAAAATTCTCTGTCGAACGTTACGAAGAGATGATCCGCAATCATGATCAATATTTCTTTGATGCGCAAGCCTTTGAGAATATCATTGATTATTACATCGAAAAGAACGACCCCGCCAAGGCCCTGCAAGTGGTGGAGTACGCTCGCAGCCAGCACCCCTTTGCTTCTGTTTTCCTGGTAAAACAAGCCCAGCTGCTGGTGGTAACCAACCGTATTGGTGATGCGCTAGCTGCGCTTGACAAAGCCGAACTGCTGGAAGCCGGCGAAGCCGACATCTACATCATCCGTGGTAACTTGTTTGAGAACATGGAGCGTTACAGCGAAGCGCTGGAGAATTACGAGCGCGCGCTTGACCTGGCCGAAGAAACCGACGACATTTTACTGCACATTGCCTACGTTTATCAAAACATGGGCGATTATGATACGGCCATTACTTACCTGAAACTGTGCCTGCAGCAGAACATGGAAAACCAGGATGCGCTTTACGAACTGGCCTTCTGTTACGATGTAATGGACAACCAGGAAGAGAGCGTGCAGTTTTACATGCAATACATCGATAACGAGCCTTACAGCTACGCTGCCTGGTACAACCTGGGCAACGCCTACACCAAGCTGAGCCTGTTTGAGAAAGCGATTGACGCGTATGATTATGCCATCCTGATTAAAGACAGTTTTGCATCGGCCTACTTTAATAAAGGTAACGCCCTGGTAAACCTGGAAAAATATGCCGAAGCTATTGAAGTATACCGCCAAACCTTTGAGTATGAGCAACCTAATGCCGATACTTATTGTGCCATTGGCGAATGCTATGAGAAGCTGGAGCAGATGGATGAGGCGCGCTCATTCTACAAAAAGGCCGTTAAAATGGACCCAAAACTGGGCGATGCCTGGTTTGGCATAGGTGTTACGCTTGATTTTGAAGAGCGTTTCTTTGAGGCCCTGCACTTCTACAAAAAAGCGCTGGACCTGGATATTGCCAATGCCGATTATTGGTTTGCCATTGCCGATGCCGAGTACAAACTGGGCCATATGCCAGAGGCTGAATCAGCGTATGAGAAGGTGGTAGAGCTGAACCCGATTGATGTGGATGCCTGGCTGGATTACTCTTCTATCCTGTACGAGCAAGAGCGCCTGCACGATGCCATTGAGGTAATTGCCGAGGCCATTAAAAACAACCCTGACTCGGCAGAATTATACTACCGCATGGTTGCCTACCTGTTTGCCAAAGGCGAGTATTCAGAAGCGATGAATCACCTGGAAATGGCGCTTGCCGCTGATCCTGATAAACACTACATCCTGTTTGATTACCTGCCGCAGTTGCAGAAAAACAAGGTGATACTGGATATCATTAACCGTTATGCCCGCTAA
- a CDS encoding phosphosulfolactate synthase, with the protein MNYHITDLPERSVKPREKGLTMIMDKGLSLRGVEDLIETAGPNTDIVKLGWATSYVTPNLDEKLNLYRSAGIPVYFGGTLFEAMIVRGQFDDYRRLLDKYKLEHAEVSDGSITIAHDEKCEYIRLLKEQVTVISEVGSKDVQKIFAPYRWIQLMKAELEAGSWKVIAEARESGNVGIYRDSGEVRQGLVDEILTQIPEEAIIWEAPQKAQQVWFIKLLGANVNLGNIAPTDMIPLETIRLGLRSDTFDHFLNQPHLLGKI; encoded by the coding sequence ATGAATTATCACATAACTGATCTACCCGAGCGTTCTGTGAAGCCACGCGAAAAAGGCTTAACCATGATTATGGATAAAGGCCTGAGCCTGCGCGGTGTGGAAGACCTGATTGAAACAGCCGGTCCAAATACCGACATTGTAAAGCTGGGCTGGGCAACATCATATGTTACCCCTAATCTGGACGAGAAACTGAATCTTTACCGCAGTGCCGGTATCCCCGTGTATTTTGGTGGAACACTATTTGAAGCGATGATTGTACGCGGACAGTTTGATGATTACCGTCGCCTGCTCGATAAATACAAACTGGAGCACGCCGAAGTGTCAGACGGGTCGATCACCATTGCACACGATGAAAAATGCGAGTATATCCGCCTGCTGAAAGAGCAGGTGACGGTTATATCTGAAGTTGGATCAAAAGACGTGCAAAAGATTTTTGCCCCCTACCGTTGGATCCAACTGATGAAGGCCGAACTGGAAGCCGGTAGCTGGAAGGTAATTGCCGAGGCCCGCGAGAGCGGCAACGTGGGCATTTACCGTGATTCTGGCGAGGTGCGACAGGGATTGGTTGACGAGATATTAACACAGATCCCCGAAGAAGCCATTATCTGGGAAGCACCGCAGAAAGCGCAGCAGGTATGGTTTATCAAACTACTGGGTGCCAATGTTAACCTGGGCAATATTGCCCCGACAGACATGATTCCGCTGGAAACCATCCGCCTGGGATTACGCAGCGATACTTTTGATCATTTCCTAAACCAGCCCCACTTATTGGGCAAAATTTAA
- a CDS encoding SprT-like domain-containing protein: protein MPPDAAPLIGRWIDHFKCEFKISRNRNSKFGDYRPPFGGKGHRISVNYDLNVYAFLVTTVHEFAHLHTWNQHQHKVKPHGTEWKENFKKMMQPFFEKDVFPADVKQAIVAYLSNPGASSCTDLNLYRSLRKYDAPKPDAVTVEKLPFKAVFKLKDGRVFRKEEQLRKRFKCIELATRRVYLFSPVAEVELVREAS, encoded by the coding sequence ATGCCCCCTGATGCAGCGCCGCTGATTGGCCGCTGGATTGATCATTTCAAGTGCGAGTTCAAAATATCGCGCAACCGCAACAGCAAGTTTGGCGATTATCGCCCACCTTTTGGCGGCAAAGGCCATCGTATCTCCGTTAATTATGATCTGAATGTATACGCCTTCCTGGTGACTACCGTGCACGAGTTTGCGCACCTGCACACCTGGAACCAGCATCAGCATAAAGTAAAACCGCATGGCACGGAGTGGAAAGAGAACTTTAAAAAGATGATGCAGCCTTTCTTTGAGAAAGATGTTTTCCCGGCGGATGTAAAGCAGGCCATTGTAGCCTACCTCAGCAACCCCGGCGCCTCCAGCTGTACCGATCTGAATCTGTATCGTTCGCTACGCAAATATGACGCGCCCAAGCCAGACGCCGTCACAGTAGAGAAGCTGCCGTTCAAAGCAGTCTTTAAGCTGAAAGACGGCCGCGTGTTTAGGAAAGAAGAACAACTACGCAAGCGTTTTAAATGTATTGAACTGGCCACACGGCGGGTTTATTTATTTAGCCCGGTAGCAGAGGTTGAATTGGTGCGGGAGGCGAGTTAA